CTATCCGCCACTATGTCCCCCTTCTGAAACTTTGGAATCCTGATGCTCACGCTGGTGCGGTAGACCTCCCTACTGGTCTGCCTGTCGAGGCCGACGAGCTCGTAGGCCTCACTTATCGTTCCCCCAAAACGCTCCTTTATCGCCTGGGCAAGCTTCCTGGCGCTGGATGTCGAGCCCATATAGAAATCAAGTCCCTCCTCCTTTTCTATGGTATCCTGGATGAACCCCATTCTGTCCTTGCGCATTATTTCGTCCACTTTCTCCTCGACGAGCTTTCCTATAACCTTCCTTTCCTCTTCTGTCAGCGGCCTGCCTTCGGCGCGAACCTGGAGTATTGCCTCAAAATAACCTCCAAGGAACCTGGAACAGCGCGGACAGACTGTCTGGCGGACGTAAACGGTGGTGTGTTTAACCTCGTCATGAAGCTCGTGCTGGAGCTCGTGTATCCTTGCCTTAACACGTATCTCATACGTTATTATCGCCGGGAAGTATTCAATGTGCCAGTCAACGGGCTGGAAGGCTATCAAAGCCTTTCCAACGGGAAGTTCCTCGACCTCGTCAAGCTCTTCCGGGGAGACTATCTCAAATTCCCTCACCCTTTCATCCAGGGAATCCCCTATCACTTCAAGGAGCGCGTTTTCAGCGACTTCGAATATCAGCTCCTCAAGCTCATAGGTCTGGGGATCGACCCAGACGCCCCTTTTCTTATAGCTGCCACAGTTCTGACACAGCTCCGTGTTTACCTCCCCCTCAATCAGCAGAACGGGATTTTCCTTTCTGAAGCAGACCTGGCAGAGACCCGCTATGAGAGGACCCCCCTCACTCTCGCTTATCCCACATCTGTAACAGAACCTCTCACTCATCCCTCTCACCGAAGGGGAGTGAGGGAGGGGGTTTAAAAACCTAATCTCAGAGGAAGAGCTTTGCCATCTGGGCGTGGGGAACTCCCTGAATCCTGAGCACCCTCGTCTCATCAATGTAGCCCAGTTCTATCGCTTTTCCCACGCAGCGCTCGCCAGTAAGGTTGGCGATGGTAGCCTCACCCAGCATGGTCTCAAGGGCCTCCTCGTCGACCAGCTCGCCCTTGTAAAAGCGCTCCTTGACCTCAAGCTTCAGTTCACCTTCCCTGAAGGTTTTCCCAAGGAGCTCCTCATCGCAGGCCGCGAGGAGAACTTCCCCCTGAACCCTGTACACTTTGACGTATATCATGGAGCGACACCGGAGGGAGAAACGCTTGGGGGTTTAAAAGGGTTGGGTAAATGGAGAAGAAAAGAGAGGGGAATCAGCCCTGGGCCTCAATCTCATTGACGGCCTCCTCAAGGATGGTGTACGCCTTGAGGATGTTTAGGTAAGCCTTGCGGATGTTCGGCAGTGCCGCTATTGCGAGGTTGTCCCTGCCCGGAGTCAGGTACTTCTCGGCCTCAGCGTAGTACTGGTCGGCGAGCTGCTTGTACTGCATGGCCTCCTGGAGGGTCTCGTTGTCGACACCGAGATCGACAGCCTTCTGGTAGAGCGGGTCGAACTTCTGGTCGTACCTCCAGTAGAGCATGAACCAGACGTAGTTCCAGGTGCTGACGATCCAGCGGGATGTCTTATACTCAATCGTCAGCGTCACCGGTGAGGCGTACCTGACCTTCAGCACGACGTACTTTGCGTTCTTGCCGTCGATGACGTAGTAGCTGACCACGTGGTCGCCATTCACGTCGACGTACTGGGTATCGAGCGGCAGTGTCACAAGGACGTAGCCAGTAGTTCCGGTCGGACCCTCGACCGTCAGGTCTATGCTCGTGCCCGTATCGTGGTAGTTCGTGACCGCACCGAGTCCAACTGCGACGTAGGGCGTCACCTGGGTGGCGGAGTACACCTTGTCCTCCGCAAGCTCCTTGACCTTAACCGTCACCTCCTTGGAGGCGTCCTGGTAGTAGTCGCTGAAGACCTCTATGTTGAACGTCTGCTCAAGGTTGAGCGGGGTGAAGTACACCTCGACTTCACCGTTGTCCGTGTAGTACGCCCTGCCGTTCACGACGACC
This genomic interval from Thermococcus sp. contains the following:
- a CDS encoding 60S ribosomal export protein NMD3, translated to MSERFCYRCGISESEGGPLIAGLCQVCFRKENPVLLIEGEVNTELCQNCGSYKKRGVWVDPQTYELEELIFEVAENALLEVIGDSLDERVREFEIVSPEELDEVEELPVGKALIAFQPVDWHIEYFPAIITYEIRVKARIHELQHELHDEVKHTTVYVRQTVCPRCSRFLGGYFEAILQVRAEGRPLTEEERKVIGKLVEEKVDEIMRKDRMGFIQDTIEKEEGLDFYMGSTSSARKLAQAIKERFGGTISEAYELVGLDRQTSREVYRTSVSIRIPKFQKGDIVADRRGNVYEVERVDGKGLSLKNLSTRESEHRDWKTVKREGIDTVETERSEAMVTSITPAEVQLMDMKTYETYELERPNMELREGEVYRMVEVRGRKYFLDRKE
- a CDS encoding DUF424 domain-containing protein, encoding MIYVKVYRVQGEVLLAACDEELLGKTFREGELKLEVKERFYKGELVDEEALETMLGEATIANLTGERCVGKAIELGYIDETRVLRIQGVPHAQMAKLFL